A single genomic interval of Flavihumibacter rivuli harbors:
- the lysS gene encoding lysine--tRNA ligase: protein MQLSEQEIIRREKLQQLQELGIDPYPAPLFPVNTNAAYIKENYKGEENKADFEAVCLAGRIMSIRDMGKASFAVLQDSTGRIQVYVRRDDICPGEDKSLYDKVWKHLSDIGDIIGIKGFVFTTKTGEISIHVQELTFLTKSLKPLPVVKEAEGQTFDAVTDPEFKYRQRYADLVINPQVKDTFVKRTKMINTIREFLNERGALEVDTPVLQAIPGGAAARPFITHHNALDVPFYLRIANELYLKRCIVGGFDWVYEFSRNFRNEGMDRTHNPEFTILEWYTAYKDYFWMMETTEQLLEKVAIALHGTTDVTVGDKTISFKAPFKRISIIDAIKENTGIDINGMDEASLRDVCKQLKIDVAPNIGKGKLIDEIFGATSEHTYIMPTFITDYPVEMSPLTKKHRSKPGLVERFELMVNGKEIANAYSELNDPIDQRERFEEQVKLMERGDDEAMYIDYDFLRALEYGMPPTAGIGIGIDRLCMLMTNQPSIQDVLLFPQMRPERFDS, encoded by the coding sequence ATGCAATTATCAGAGCAAGAGATTATCAGAAGGGAGAAGCTCCAACAGCTCCAGGAACTGGGGATCGACCCCTATCCGGCGCCGCTGTTCCCGGTAAATACCAACGCCGCATATATTAAGGAAAATTATAAAGGGGAAGAGAACAAGGCTGATTTCGAAGCGGTTTGCCTGGCCGGAAGGATCATGAGCATCAGGGACATGGGAAAGGCCAGTTTCGCGGTACTGCAGGACAGCACCGGCCGGATCCAGGTATATGTGCGAAGGGACGATATCTGCCCGGGTGAGGACAAGAGCCTGTATGATAAAGTGTGGAAACACCTTTCTGATATCGGTGATATCATCGGGATCAAGGGTTTTGTGTTCACCACCAAGACCGGCGAGATCTCCATACATGTACAAGAGCTGACCTTCCTCACCAAGTCCCTGAAACCACTGCCTGTGGTGAAGGAGGCTGAAGGACAGACCTTCGATGCGGTTACTGACCCCGAGTTCAAGTACCGCCAGCGCTATGCCGACCTGGTGATCAACCCCCAGGTGAAGGACACATTTGTGAAGCGCACCAAAATGATCAATACCATCCGGGAGTTCCTGAACGAAAGGGGCGCCCTGGAAGTGGATACCCCAGTACTGCAGGCGATTCCCGGTGGTGCTGCGGCCAGGCCGTTCATTACCCACCATAATGCCCTGGATGTCCCCTTCTACCTGCGCATCGCCAACGAATTGTACCTGAAACGCTGTATCGTGGGCGGGTTCGACTGGGTGTATGAATTCAGCCGCAATTTCCGTAATGAAGGAATGGACAGGACCCATAACCCGGAATTCACCATCCTGGAATGGTACACTGCTTACAAGGATTACTTCTGGATGATGGAAACCACGGAACAGCTGCTCGAAAAAGTAGCCATCGCCCTGCATGGTACGACAGATGTGACTGTTGGTGATAAGACCATCAGCTTCAAGGCTCCTTTCAAGCGCATCTCCATCATTGATGCCATCAAGGAAAATACCGGCATCGACATCAATGGTATGGATGAAGCCAGCCTGCGCGATGTTTGCAAGCAACTGAAGATCGATGTAGCCCCCAATATCGGTAAGGGCAAACTCATTGATGAGATCTTTGGCGCTACCAGCGAACACACCTATATCATGCCGACCTTCATCACCGACTACCCCGTGGAGATGAGCCCGCTGACCAAGAAGCACCGCAGCAAACCCGGACTGGTAGAGCGTTTCGAACTGATGGTGAATGGTAAGGAGATCGCAAATGCCTACTCCGAATTGAACGATCCCATTGACCAGCGTGAACGTTTCGAAGAGCAGGTGAAACTGATGGAAAGAGGTGATGACGAAGCGATGTATATCGACTACGATTTCCTTCGCGCACTTGAATATGGCATGCCGCCGACCGCAGGTATTGGTATCGGTATCGACAGGCTCTGCATGCTGATGACCAACCAGCCTTCGATCCAGGATGTATTGCTCTTCCCGCAAATGCGCCCGGAACGATTTGATAGCTGA
- a CDS encoding SDR family oxidoreductase — translation MMLFQNKNVLVTGASRGIGKAIALRLAQDGANIAIAAKTVEPHPKLEGTIYSAAEEIDKAGPGKVLPLQVDIRYEDSIQNAVEETVKAFGGIDILINNASAISLTPTEQTEPKRWDLMHGINVRGTFFMSRACIPYLKQSHNPHILNLSPPLNMDPRWFAPHLAYTMSKYGMSMVILGLAEELKPHRIAANALWPKTTIATAAVENLLGGDFLMQRSRTPEIVADAAYHILKRPSYDCTGNFFIDEEVLAAEGITDLSKYAVNPSMKLMNDLFV, via the coding sequence ATGATGCTATTCCAGAACAAGAATGTATTGGTAACCGGCGCCAGCAGGGGCATTGGTAAGGCCATAGCCCTGCGTTTAGCGCAGGATGGTGCCAATATTGCGATTGCTGCCAAAACGGTTGAGCCCCATCCCAAGTTGGAGGGCACCATTTATAGTGCTGCCGAAGAGATCGATAAGGCCGGTCCGGGAAAAGTACTTCCCCTCCAGGTGGATATCAGGTACGAGGACAGTATCCAGAATGCGGTAGAGGAGACCGTGAAAGCTTTTGGGGGTATTGATATCCTGATCAATAATGCCAGCGCCATCAGCCTGACGCCCACCGAGCAAACAGAGCCCAAGCGCTGGGACCTGATGCACGGTATCAATGTCAGGGGTACCTTTTTCATGTCCAGGGCCTGCATTCCCTACCTCAAACAATCGCATAACCCGCATATCCTGAATCTTTCCCCGCCCCTGAATATGGATCCACGCTGGTTTGCGCCGCACCTGGCCTATACCATGAGCAAGTATGGCATGAGCATGGTGATCCTGGGACTGGCCGAAGAATTGAAGCCCCACCGGATCGCTGCGAATGCCCTTTGGCCCAAAACGACCATTGCCACTGCCGCGGTGGAGAACCTGTTGGGAGGTGATTTCCTGATGCAACGCAGTCGTACTCCGGAGATCGTTGCGGATGCGGCCTACCATATCCTGAAGCGGCCTTCCTATGATTGTACCGGTAACTTTTTCATTGATGAGGAAGTACTGGCTGCAGAAGGGATCACGGACCTTAGCAAATATGCAGTGAATCCTTCCATGAAGCTGATGAATGATCTTTTCGTTTGA